One genomic segment of Aquamicrobium lusatiense includes these proteins:
- a CDS encoding DNA polymerase, producing MIDLAYRLLLFMKDFTGRGADAFYWFQDGQLQETDAASVVEFPGIVVCHDFWMIRDALFDRMGTLPGTIIDVDEFRISISGIPEERLAREKRDVTTQLGQYGAEQEVRDTYQKMFNKGVAFDEAVATKAAAAIVAMYIDLCAQASANGELERFLSVEVPAYRLLQISMSAGILIDTAGLSDNRAQAEHDYFLLLKDYSAKHDMPLETPSKRAIEAKLLKEGFELDEVSIEYLLEFVPHERDFGSDTIALLALDTTRRVLGSLTLSTESTRPVVDVFGSRTSRVQLRSPSLQNIPKRYRSIISAHGSAQLGYVDFDQFEVGIMAALSGDEELKRLYAAGDMYELFATTRLGLVGNRKAAKQLFLSYAYGMSRKALVDAAVSLGVDRQKAKEAFRLFQRYEDWKKGVWTEFQTSGRVATVLGNHYRRAKVGQLTGKEQRAAVSQVVQGTASLIFKRALLAVASIEDVRVVLPMHDALLFEYTRTDTPGRVVDAFQGVMTEVLSGRVAGKASIGDFAEREQISSAPRDNEV from the coding sequence ATGATTGACCTGGCCTACAGGCTGCTGCTCTTCATGAAGGACTTCACAGGCAGAGGAGCGGACGCCTTCTACTGGTTCCAAGACGGGCAGCTCCAAGAGACCGACGCCGCGAGCGTGGTCGAATTTCCAGGCATTGTAGTGTGCCACGACTTCTGGATGATCCGCGATGCCCTGTTCGACAGAATGGGCACGCTGCCTGGCACGATCATCGACGTCGATGAGTTCCGTATCTCGATCAGCGGAATTCCCGAGGAGCGGCTCGCCCGCGAGAAGCGCGATGTCACGACGCAGCTCGGGCAGTACGGGGCCGAGCAGGAGGTCCGTGACACCTATCAGAAGATGTTTAACAAGGGCGTCGCGTTTGACGAGGCAGTCGCTACCAAGGCCGCGGCGGCGATCGTGGCGATGTACATCGACCTCTGCGCGCAGGCGTCCGCCAACGGCGAGCTCGAGCGCTTCTTGTCCGTGGAGGTGCCGGCCTATCGGTTGCTCCAGATCTCAATGTCCGCCGGGATCTTGATCGACACGGCGGGGCTCTCAGACAATCGAGCCCAGGCGGAGCACGACTACTTCCTACTGCTGAAGGACTATTCCGCGAAGCACGACATGCCGCTCGAGACGCCAAGCAAGCGCGCCATCGAGGCCAAGTTGCTCAAGGAAGGCTTCGAGCTAGACGAAGTGTCAATCGAGTACCTCCTCGAGTTCGTACCGCACGAGCGTGATTTCGGCAGCGACACCATAGCGCTCCTAGCCCTTGACACGACGCGCAGAGTGCTCGGGTCACTCACCCTGTCCACCGAAAGCACGCGACCTGTGGTGGACGTATTCGGCTCGCGCACATCTCGCGTGCAACTGCGCAGTCCGAGCCTCCAGAACATCCCGAAACGATATCGGTCGATCATCAGCGCGCACGGTAGCGCCCAGCTCGGCTATGTCGACTTCGACCAGTTCGAGGTCGGGATCATGGCAGCCCTGTCCGGCGACGAGGAGCTCAAGCGGCTCTACGCGGCGGGGGACATGTACGAGCTCTTCGCAACTACGCGCCTAGGTCTTGTCGGCAATCGGAAGGCCGCCAAGCAGCTGTTCCTGTCTTATGCCTACGGGATGAGCCGCAAGGCGCTTGTGGATGCCGCCGTCTCGCTCGGAGTTGACAGGCAGAAGGCGAAGGAGGCGTTCAGGCTCTTCCAACGCTACGAGGACTGGAAGAAGGGAGTGTGGACCGAGTTCCAGACCAGCGGCCGAGTGGCCACCGTATTAGGCAACCACTACCGCCGAGCTAAAGTAGGGCAGCTCACCGGCAAAGAGCAACGCGCGGCCGTCAGCCAGGTTGTTCAGGGCACGGCGTCGCTAATATTCAAGCGCGCGCTGCTGGCGGTAGCGTCCATCGAAGACGTAAGGGTCGTCCTGCCGATGCATGACGCCCTGCTATTCGAGTACACGCGCACCGACACGCCGGGCAGGGTCGTCGACGCCTTCCAAGGCGTCATGACTGAAGTGCTCAGCGGACGGGTCGCGGGCAAGGCGTCAATCGGCGACTTCGCCGAACGTGAGCAAATCTCGTCCGCTCCAAGAGACAACGAAGTCTGA
- a CDS encoding helix-turn-helix domain-containing protein, producing the protein MFEQIGTVLARTLSNQRARVPVRGDSYERGRCEGAFWKATSRQEVRLILFAAKRYELNMRRKGRRCGPLGSVAIEVLEYLANLVDFRTGRLEPSIDTLMRRLKRSRDAIVRALRNLRAHGFLDWLRRYTPTGNEGRGPQVRQASNAYRLSLPERARQFLGRWGRPQPLPEDCEHAQEVRAAELEQHDKSLSREGPDLSVIEDEGLRQSLTLLGNNVKRESAKRAESKSHYNKPAPD; encoded by the coding sequence ATGTTCGAGCAGATTGGGACGGTGCTCGCGAGAACACTGAGCAACCAACGGGCGCGTGTGCCCGTGCGAGGAGACAGCTACGAGCGCGGCCGGTGCGAAGGCGCGTTCTGGAAAGCGACCAGCCGGCAGGAGGTCCGGCTCATCCTGTTTGCCGCAAAACGCTACGAGCTGAACATGCGCCGCAAGGGCCGGCGCTGCGGCCCGCTCGGCTCGGTGGCGATCGAGGTGCTGGAATATCTCGCCAATCTCGTCGACTTCAGGACTGGCCGGTTGGAGCCGTCGATCGACACGCTGATGCGTCGGCTGAAACGATCACGCGATGCGATCGTGCGGGCGCTGAGGAACCTACGGGCGCATGGCTTCCTCGACTGGCTCAGACGCTACACGCCGACAGGCAACGAAGGACGCGGCCCTCAGGTGCGGCAGGCCAGCAACGCCTATCGCCTGTCGCTTCCCGAACGCGCGAGGCAGTTTCTCGGCAGATGGGGTCGTCCCCAGCCGCTTCCTGAGGACTGCGAGCACGCGCAGGAGGTTCGTGCGGCAGAGTTGGAGCAGCATGACAAATCGCTCTCTCGCGAGGGCCCGGACCTGTCTGTGATCGAGGACGAAGGTTTGAGACAAAGCCTCACCCTCCTTGGAAACAATGTCAAACGCGAGTCCGCCAAACGAGCGGAATCCAAATCTCATTATAATAAACCTGCGCCGGATTGA
- a CDS encoding VOC family protein yields the protein MFSHVMVGSNDLEQSKKFYDAIFTASGGTAGTIDPKGRVVYSKGGPRFMITAPINGDSACHANGGTIGFALSSPDEVDAWHAAGVENGGTSIENPPGIREVGSRKLYLAYLRDPTGNKLCASALAP from the coding sequence ATGTTCAGTCACGTCATGGTCGGCTCGAATGATCTCGAGCAATCCAAAAAGTTTTATGATGCCATTTTCACCGCTTCAGGTGGCACCGCAGGTACGATCGATCCGAAGGGGCGCGTTGTTTACAGCAAAGGCGGGCCTCGTTTCATGATTACGGCGCCGATCAACGGAGATTCCGCATGCCATGCCAACGGCGGCACGATCGGTTTTGCCCTTTCGTCGCCCGATGAGGTTGATGCATGGCACGCGGCGGGGGTTGAAAACGGGGGAACGTCGATCGAAAACCCGCCCGGTATCCGCGAAGTCGGAAGCCGGAAGTTATATCTGGCCTATCTTCGTGACCCCACAGGCAACAAGCTTTGCGCAAGCGCACTGGCTCCGTGA
- a CDS encoding reverse transcriptase domain-containing protein, producing MINGNEVEDETDYVLKPAFWLNGQALGFPVQFDLVLKHLRQDMRDDWYFDCLQYDDLFNNPAEAKQIIISLLQEWNGEYRGTRSVVRNIPKKGYGERYGLETDFFDRFVYQAICSFLIPFYDPLLGHRVLSYRHEPAPLNPKYLFKNKIDRWFTFEGVTLTFRKSGRHLLVTDLSNFFENVSRAQIIKALEQAVPDLVATGPEKLQIRNAIATLDRLLTQWTFSRDHGLPQNRDASAFLSNILLSCVDREMTKKGYDYYRYVDDIRIIANSELHARRALQDLIRQLRTVGLNINANKTEILAPEVSNEKVSEYFPSQDSSTIAINQMWQSRSRRIVTKSVTYIFEILSRCIAEGDSQTRTFRFAVNRVAKIVDSGLFDVGDALSVNLLDTLSRSLSEHAVTTDQYCRLIATLDRDGRCLPTLETFLLAEDGAIHDWQNYNIWMMLAVRRHRSDDLVALAGRKLQEDMKSGEAAAIMIWLRCVDEKALIEKCVQEFAKLPYQNARYLLIASSVLDEEARRPLYGQVPVSLKGTGRRAERHCNEDGLPFAVRESTDLLNLVDEVSGYD from the coding sequence GTGATAAACGGCAACGAGGTTGAAGACGAGACCGACTATGTGCTCAAGCCTGCGTTCTGGCTAAACGGCCAAGCACTCGGATTTCCAGTGCAATTCGACCTGGTATTGAAGCATCTCCGCCAGGATATGCGCGACGACTGGTATTTCGACTGCCTGCAGTACGATGACCTCTTCAACAACCCAGCTGAGGCGAAACAGATCATCATCTCGCTCCTGCAGGAATGGAACGGGGAATATCGCGGCACGCGCAGCGTCGTCCGCAACATCCCGAAGAAGGGATATGGCGAGCGCTATGGGCTAGAAACCGATTTCTTCGACCGCTTCGTCTATCAGGCAATCTGTAGCTTTTTGATCCCGTTCTACGACCCACTCCTGGGACACCGCGTGCTAAGCTACCGCCACGAGCCCGCTCCCCTCAATCCGAAATACCTCTTCAAGAACAAGATCGACCGCTGGTTCACGTTTGAAGGCGTCACGCTGACCTTCCGCAAATCGGGGCGGCATCTGCTTGTCACCGACCTGAGCAACTTCTTTGAAAACGTTTCGCGCGCGCAAATTATCAAGGCGCTTGAGCAGGCAGTTCCCGACCTAGTGGCGACTGGACCGGAGAAGCTGCAGATCCGTAACGCGATCGCCACCCTCGACCGGCTGCTCACGCAATGGACGTTTAGCCGCGACCACGGCCTGCCGCAGAACCGCGACGCATCGGCCTTCCTTTCCAACATCCTGTTGTCCTGCGTGGACAGAGAGATGACGAAGAAGGGGTACGACTACTACCGTTACGTCGATGACATCCGCATCATTGCCAATTCCGAGCTGCACGCACGGCGGGCTCTTCAGGACCTCATTCGGCAATTGCGGACGGTCGGCCTCAACATCAACGCTAACAAAACCGAGATCCTCGCACCTGAGGTGTCGAACGAGAAAGTCTCGGAGTACTTCCCCTCACAGGACAGCTCCACCATAGCTATCAACCAGATGTGGCAGTCACGCAGCCGACGTATCGTGACCAAGTCGGTGACGTACATCTTCGAGATCCTGAGCCGATGCATCGCGGAGGGGGACTCACAGACACGAACCTTCCGCTTCGCGGTGAATCGCGTGGCAAAAATCGTGGATTCCGGACTCTTTGACGTGGGCGACGCGCTGTCGGTCAACCTCCTCGACACGCTGTCGCGTTCGCTGTCCGAGCATGCCGTTACGACTGACCAGTACTGCCGGCTGATCGCCACGCTGGATCGCGACGGACGCTGCCTGCCGACCCTAGAGACGTTTCTGCTCGCCGAGGACGGGGCTATCCACGACTGGCAGAACTACAATATTTGGATGATGCTCGCGGTGCGGCGGCACCGCTCCGACGATCTCGTGGCACTGGCGGGCCGCAAGCTGCAGGAGGACATGAAGTCGGGAGAAGCGGCGGCCATCATGATTTGGCTCCGCTGCGTCGACGAGAAGGCCCTGATCGAGAAATGCGTCCAAGAGTTCGCGAAGCTGCCCTATCAGAACGCCCGCTACCTCCTGATCGCCTCGTCGGTGCTGGACGAAGAAGCGCGGCGTCCGCTGTACGGGCAGGTACCAGTCTCCCTGAAGGGGACGGGGCGGAGGGCCGAGCGTCACTGCAACGAGGACGGCCTCCCGTTCGCCGTGCGGGAGAGCACCGATCTCCTTAACCTCGTCGACGAGGTCAGCGGCTATGATTGA
- a CDS encoding tyrosine-type recombinase/integrase — protein MPKSLTAREVEALTMDGLHRVDHGLYLQIRRGGATRSWLLRYRFKGRPTWMGLGPARVLTLTEAKRRALASQRLILDGIDPAKARKAERRPAAMTFAECAKKYVETHKAGWKNEKHIAQWTSTLETYANPVIGKLAVDQVDADHVFKILEPIWTTKTETATRLRGRLERVLDWARATGLRSGENPARWKEGLSHRLPAPGKVQRKTAHHGAVPYAEIPALMKRLGELTSISARALSFTILTAARTGETIGATWNEIDLKAKVWVIPAERMKAGKEHRVSLSDAAVALLKSLPRRGDHVFAAHDPTQPLSNMAMLQCLRGLRGGKGETVHGFRSGFSTWAAELTNHPREIVEASLAHEVGNAVELAYKRTDYLVKRAKLMKDWAAFVTSGKAKAA, from the coding sequence ATGCCCAAATCCCTCACCGCCCGCGAGGTCGAGGCCTTGACCATGGACGGCCTGCACCGCGTCGATCATGGTCTCTATCTGCAAATTCGCCGCGGCGGCGCGACACGCTCATGGCTCCTGCGCTATCGGTTCAAGGGTCGCCCGACATGGATGGGGCTGGGGCCGGCGCGTGTACTCACGCTGACTGAAGCGAAACGCAGGGCGCTTGCCAGCCAGCGGCTCATCCTCGACGGCATCGATCCTGCAAAGGCCCGCAAGGCCGAACGTCGCCCGGCCGCGATGACCTTCGCCGAGTGCGCGAAGAAGTATGTCGAAACGCACAAGGCAGGCTGGAAGAACGAGAAGCACATCGCGCAGTGGACATCGACGCTGGAGACCTATGCCAATCCGGTCATCGGCAAGCTGGCCGTCGATCAGGTCGATGCCGATCATGTCTTCAAGATTCTGGAGCCGATCTGGACGACGAAGACGGAAACTGCCACGCGGCTGCGCGGTCGTCTGGAGCGTGTTCTGGACTGGGCACGGGCGACCGGCCTTCGCTCGGGGGAGAATCCGGCACGGTGGAAGGAAGGTCTGAGCCATCGCCTGCCGGCTCCGGGCAAGGTCCAGCGCAAGACCGCGCATCATGGTGCGGTTCCTTATGCCGAAATCCCCGCCCTGATGAAGCGTCTCGGCGAACTGACATCGATCAGCGCCAGGGCGCTCAGCTTCACTATCCTGACGGCGGCGCGTACCGGCGAGACCATCGGGGCGACATGGAACGAGATAGACCTGAAGGCGAAGGTTTGGGTGATTCCCGCCGAACGGATGAAGGCCGGCAAGGAGCATCGCGTCTCGCTGTCGGATGCTGCGGTGGCGTTGCTGAAGTCGCTGCCGCGCCGTGGCGACCATGTGTTCGCGGCCCACGATCCCACCCAGCCGCTGTCCAACATGGCGATGCTGCAATGCCTTCGGGGCTTGCGTGGCGGCAAGGGCGAGACGGTACATGGCTTCCGCTCTGGCTTCTCGACATGGGCGGCCGAGCTGACCAATCATCCCCGCGAGATCGTGGAAGCCAGCCTTGCGCATGAAGTCGGCAACGCCGTGGAGCTGGCCTACAAGCGTACCGACTATCTGGTGAAGCGCGCAAAGCTGATGAAGGATTGGGCGGCGTTCGTCACGAGCGGGAAGGCGAAGGCCGCATAA
- a CDS encoding ATP-binding protein, translating into MTNPYSAGGGGTHLEARVAASALVAVLCGAPFRSLPGLYATEVRTQCAAFGEPLDDLIIQGTCENGLATHLHLQIKNRLTFTESDSEWADILGRAWDTFVASGGDTSLLRYGTGLGTYNARIDQHYQTVLTWAAESIDGDHFLERIGKKDFSHQDKRAFVETIRIHLTKHLSRPLSADELWRFLKGFVILHFDFQTGDGSRDAASVVDRLGHLLSPAERGQARSIWDNLVAKAGELIPAGGGASRATLVEHLIDESLPTGTAPSYWSDIQAIHRESLRALGDITSAIAGLRLHRDAAHRQVREALDSGGFIQIIGEPGAGKSAILKAIAEESARLGPVFVLKDQRIHPRGWSAHAHTLEIRDDIGALLREFACCGVSILFIDGIDKITDPAVQLTVNDVLRAIVTQESLSNWRVLATVREQNLKHLETWLHEDVLAKLPLRSITVAAFSKAELDVVGEEIPRLRPLLAQSGSMDVVLKRPFFLKAIAGLTGQGSAAHVPATEVELLQLWWTLGGSDRSDFSPAQHRRNALLDLAQRLAQSPNSAITIRNLAPEPLAELISAGVLRENAVGHSVVFAHDIYEEWALCEVLVGEQESVAAYLQQVGQPQTLVRPMQLLGAYVLETTRTREQWKVLLEQMAAPSLQPVWQRAVLTSCFQSTRTAELLDYVTDELLKNGGELLQRLLLAIATLEVIPNPLFLDEQLVPDMNAAERARFAHYAALPKPIIWVRFLDWLVPRIPHLPPSLIPDLLPVLATWQSNYAGGNIRHCREIGGLSYHWLIEFESACHPIKWKDRRDPFGIDLPHDDEEKIEKSLRSLFLSSAGNVPELAAQYLREMAQDKRRRKRFRAGVIQNCGALVKHLPAEFVDFFLKAFIEKRDAHRDPFGSYDRFFMEKFGIADHQQFYPASPIQAPFLALLRHNEEQGLRLVHVLCNHAISVWRWARSRGSYRRESLTPLPVRVTLPWGRQTFWGDNQTYLWFRGYWGNDAVKSALMALEQWAFEQIEMGADFGEVFRKAIQGNDTVAVLGLGVSLCLAYPEKAVACSVGLVTCPHLWEWDIARFIQDRSTPSNEIGNWYQYEMQLKAVRALNRKPHRGQDVRSLAPRLFMSNDAALKRTYLRGIRSFPKRLPFLYEEEKQHAEHVAALREKMQLFSEQGDPKYLKAAQTPDGTQIQIWIEPPSLQQPQYQEQRRENEQLNEFSGLALWAVKSLENGQLHENLTVEHAIAKGKELDGDDIFDGLGLDFLVHQRAAAVAGAAFVTASYCEDGAWTDEIGDWCLDVFGRAATGPEEPDDISIRDGLLVMHPAVFAAHGYSALLARGFAAERCMNAILSLAVDALAGVVEAVFISAKAYAVAHPKFYWTLLDIGLRQCVLDREEIPEFHSIAWDKREAARNLSLLERADTLLQSQVVTNLPDIPMPWIKTGQPVVRGNRETDGYDRNDTIFMFNLAEKILFKATFDPILNQGEMRPLFLRLLDQLMEWNIQEIVPPFATSRREHLGDHTPFEWVFGFSAWCGKVCSALTPEECRQVFLQRIFAQDNETALLVMQSLMRSFMINAFLVPSAIKDAHVALWKEMAEWVFSNPEWRHRERQQYLDREFQSCAQSLLFCMTPDFSPKICGIAPNWPHWGKFMPIIERAIREFGLHKSLFSTVAIFLKNGGADLLPDPALGWLHDIVVEKKRDLPFWNQHGDHAVEIIKSVVEKKAASLTAEHQDMISLIADILVDNGVRGAGSFQQELLRASQ; encoded by the coding sequence GTGACGAACCCCTATTCGGCCGGCGGCGGCGGAACACACCTTGAAGCGCGAGTTGCGGCATCTGCCCTCGTAGCAGTGCTTTGCGGAGCACCTTTTCGTAGCCTGCCGGGCCTATATGCAACTGAAGTGCGCACGCAGTGCGCGGCGTTCGGCGAGCCCTTGGACGATCTGATTATCCAAGGGACATGCGAAAACGGCCTTGCGACCCACCTTCACCTCCAAATCAAGAATCGGCTCACCTTTACCGAAAGCGATTCTGAGTGGGCCGATATCCTCGGCCGTGCATGGGACACTTTTGTGGCCAGCGGTGGCGACACATCTCTGCTACGCTATGGCACCGGGTTAGGAACCTACAATGCCCGCATCGATCAGCACTATCAGACAGTACTGACCTGGGCTGCGGAAAGTATCGACGGCGACCACTTTCTTGAGCGTATTGGCAAGAAAGATTTTTCCCATCAGGACAAGAGGGCTTTCGTTGAAACCATACGCATCCATCTTACGAAACATCTCAGCCGCCCCCTAAGCGCCGATGAGCTATGGCGGTTCCTGAAAGGCTTCGTCATTCTCCACTTCGATTTTCAAACGGGCGACGGATCGCGCGACGCGGCCAGTGTCGTTGACAGGCTGGGGCACCTGCTCTCTCCTGCTGAGCGCGGTCAGGCTCGCTCTATATGGGACAATCTGGTCGCAAAGGCTGGTGAACTAATTCCGGCTGGCGGCGGGGCATCGCGCGCTACTCTTGTCGAGCATCTCATTGATGAGAGCCTGCCGACAGGCACAGCGCCGTCCTATTGGAGCGATATACAGGCGATTCACCGGGAATCCCTACGGGCGTTGGGCGATATCACCTCGGCAATCGCCGGATTGCGGCTACATAGAGATGCAGCGCACCGGCAGGTGCGTGAGGCGCTGGATAGCGGTGGGTTCATCCAGATCATTGGCGAGCCCGGCGCGGGCAAATCAGCGATCCTGAAGGCCATTGCGGAAGAGAGCGCGCGTCTTGGTCCTGTCTTTGTCTTGAAGGACCAACGCATCCATCCGCGGGGCTGGAGCGCACATGCTCATACGCTGGAGATACGCGATGATATCGGGGCGTTGCTGCGCGAGTTCGCGTGCTGTGGCGTTTCGATTCTTTTCATCGATGGCATCGACAAGATCACTGATCCTGCGGTTCAGCTCACGGTAAACGACGTGCTGCGGGCCATCGTCACCCAGGAAAGCCTTTCGAACTGGCGTGTGCTGGCGACTGTTCGGGAGCAGAATCTCAAACATCTTGAAACATGGCTTCATGAGGATGTGCTCGCCAAGCTGCCTCTCCGCAGCATCACGGTTGCTGCGTTCAGCAAGGCCGAACTGGATGTGGTGGGCGAGGAAATCCCCCGGCTGCGGCCGCTGCTGGCCCAGTCCGGCAGCATGGATGTTGTCCTCAAACGGCCTTTTTTCCTGAAGGCGATCGCGGGTTTAACCGGCCAGGGCAGCGCAGCACATGTACCGGCTACGGAAGTTGAACTGCTGCAACTATGGTGGACGCTTGGCGGATCCGACCGAAGCGACTTTTCACCAGCGCAGCACCGACGTAACGCCCTTCTCGACTTGGCGCAGCGGCTTGCCCAATCGCCGAACTCGGCGATCACGATTCGCAATCTTGCGCCGGAACCACTTGCCGAACTCATTAGCGCGGGCGTCTTACGCGAAAATGCCGTCGGCCATTCCGTCGTGTTCGCGCACGACATCTACGAGGAATGGGCGCTTTGCGAAGTCTTGGTTGGCGAGCAGGAGAGCGTCGCCGCTTACCTTCAACAGGTTGGGCAGCCGCAAACGCTAGTGCGTCCAATGCAATTGCTGGGTGCCTATGTGCTTGAAACGACCCGAACCAGAGAACAATGGAAGGTTCTTCTGGAACAGATGGCCGCGCCGTCATTGCAGCCGGTATGGCAACGGGCTGTGCTGACCTCCTGCTTTCAATCAACGCGTACCGCCGAACTTCTCGACTATGTGACTGACGAATTGCTGAAGAACGGCGGCGAACTCCTTCAGCGACTGTTGCTAGCGATCGCCACGCTGGAGGTCATTCCAAATCCTCTTTTCCTTGACGAACAACTCGTCCCGGACATGAATGCGGCAGAGCGGGCGCGTTTTGCGCATTACGCGGCTCTGCCCAAGCCGATTATCTGGGTACGGTTCCTCGACTGGCTGGTGCCACGGATCCCCCATTTGCCGCCATCGCTCATTCCGGACTTGTTACCGGTCCTGGCGACTTGGCAGAGCAACTATGCGGGCGGCAACATCCGGCATTGCCGCGAAATCGGGGGGCTGAGCTATCACTGGCTGATAGAGTTTGAATCGGCCTGCCATCCAATCAAATGGAAAGACCGCCGAGATCCGTTCGGTATTGATCTTCCCCATGATGACGAGGAGAAGATCGAAAAGAGCTTGCGCTCGCTGTTTCTCTCATCGGCAGGAAACGTGCCAGAGCTAGCCGCGCAATATCTGCGAGAGATGGCGCAGGACAAGCGCAGGCGAAAGCGGTTTCGGGCTGGAGTCATTCAAAACTGCGGCGCGCTGGTGAAGCATCTCCCAGCAGAGTTCGTCGATTTTTTCCTGAAAGCGTTCATTGAAAAGCGTGACGCTCATCGTGATCCGTTCGGCAGCTATGACCGGTTTTTCATGGAAAAGTTTGGGATTGCCGATCATCAGCAATTCTATCCGGCATCGCCGATTCAAGCTCCGTTTCTGGCCCTTTTACGGCACAATGAAGAACAGGGGCTCAGGCTGGTTCATGTCTTGTGCAATCATGCCATTTCGGTTTGGCGCTGGGCACGTTCAAGAGGCTCTTATCGCCGCGAGTCATTGACGCCACTGCCGGTGCGCGTGACGTTGCCATGGGGACGTCAAACGTTTTGGGGAGACAATCAGACCTACCTCTGGTTCCGGGGCTATTGGGGCAACGATGCCGTGAAATCCGCGCTCATGGCGTTGGAGCAATGGGCGTTCGAGCAGATTGAAATGGGCGCGGATTTTGGCGAGGTTTTTCGCAAGGCGATCCAAGGGAATGACACCGTTGCGGTGCTTGGCCTCGGCGTGAGTCTATGCCTCGCCTACCCGGAAAAAGCGGTCGCCTGTTCGGTCGGTTTGGTGACCTGCCCGCATCTGTGGGAATGGGACATCGCCCGCTTCATTCAGGATAGAAGCACGCCGTCCAACGAAATCGGGAACTGGTATCAATACGAAATGCAGCTCAAAGCGGTGCGGGCACTGAACCGCAAGCCGCATCGCGGGCAAGACGTGCGCTCCTTGGCGCCGCGGCTGTTTATGTCCAACGACGCGGCACTCAAGCGCACCTATCTGCGCGGCATACGGAGTTTCCCGAAACGTCTGCCGTTCCTCTATGAGGAAGAGAAGCAGCATGCAGAGCATGTGGCAGCGCTGCGTGAGAAAATGCAGCTCTTTTCCGAACAAGGCGATCCAAAGTACCTAAAGGCGGCTCAGACGCCAGATGGCACCCAAATCCAGATTTGGATCGAACCACCATCGTTGCAACAGCCGCAATATCAGGAACAGCGGCGCGAGAATGAGCAACTGAATGAATTTTCCGGATTGGCGCTATGGGCGGTCAAGTCGCTGGAAAACGGCCAGCTCCATGAAAATCTCACGGTCGAGCACGCAATTGCGAAGGGCAAGGAGCTCGATGGCGACGATATCTTTGATGGATTAGGGCTGGATTTTCTCGTGCACCAACGTGCAGCAGCCGTTGCTGGCGCTGCATTCGTCACGGCGAGTTATTGCGAGGATGGCGCTTGGACTGATGAGATCGGCGACTGGTGTCTCGATGTGTTCGGCCGAGCAGCGACCGGGCCTGAAGAACCCGATGACATATCGATCCGCGATGGGTTGCTCGTGATGCATCCGGCTGTGTTCGCGGCCCATGGATATTCAGCACTGTTGGCGCGTGGCTTTGCAGCCGAACGCTGCATGAATGCGATTCTTTCCCTTGCCGTGGATGCGCTGGCAGGGGTTGTTGAAGCGGTCTTTATCTCTGCGAAAGCTTATGCGGTGGCGCACCCCAAATTCTATTGGACGCTGTTGGATATCGGGCTTCGACAGTGCGTTCTCGACCGAGAAGAGATACCTGAATTTCATTCGATAGCATGGGACAAACGCGAGGCGGCACGGAATCTGTCGCTCCTTGAACGTGCGGACACGCTTCTCCAATCGCAAGTAGTCACCAATCTTCCCGACATCCCGATGCCGTGGATCAAGACGGGACAGCCGGTCGTGCGAGGGAACCGCGAGACCGACGGATATGACCGCAATGACACAATTTTCATGTTCAACCTTGCGGAGAAAATCCTCTTCAAAGCGACGTTTGATCCGATCTTGAATCAGGGGGAAATGCGCCCGTTGTTCTTGCGCCTGCTTGATCAACTGATGGAATGGAACATCCAGGAAATCGTCCCGCCCTTCGCTACGTCTCGGCGTGAACATCTTGGCGACCACACACCCTTTGAATGGGTGTTCGGTTTTTCCGCCTGGTGCGGAAAGGTTTGTTCGGCCTTGACGCCAGAGGAATGTCGCCAAGTCTTTCTGCAGCGAATTTTTGCGCAAGACAACGAGACCGCGCTGCTCGTTATGCAGAGCCTGATGCGCTCCTTCATGATCAACGCATTCCTCGTTCCGAGTGCGATCAAGGATGCACATGTGGCCCTATGGAAAGAGATGGCGGAATGGGTGTTTAGCAATCCAGAGTGGCGGCATCGCGAGCGACAGCAATATCTCGACCGCGAGTTCCAAAGCTGCGCGCAGAGCCTGCTGTTTTGCATGACGCCTGATTTCTCGCCCAAGATATGCGGCATTGCGCCGAACTGGCCCCATTGGGGGAAGTTCATGCCGATCATAGAGCGTGCGATTCGGGAGTTCGGCCTTCACAAATCGCTGTTCTCGACAGTGGCCATATTTCTCAAGAATGGCGGCGCGGATTTGTTGCCTGATCCGGCGCTTGGCTGGTTGCACGACATCGTCGTTGAGAAAAAGCGCGACCTCCCGTTCTGGAACCAGCACGGCGATCACGCGGTAGAAATCATCAAATCAGTCGTTGAAAAAAAGGCGGCGAGCTTGACGGCCGAGCACCAGGATATGATTTCGCTCATCGCCGACATTCTGGTGGATAACGGCGTCAGGGGCGCGGGGTCCTTTCAGCAGGAGCTCTTACGGGCGAGCCAATAG